The DNA region CGGGATTAACAGGATTAGAATGCGCTCGGTGGGATGTGTGCGGAGCGGCTGGCATTGGGTAGTGAAGGAGGGGCGATGGATTAACGGAAGGGCGCAACAGAGGCGTTGCCAAATGGCGGGCGGAGAAAAACGGTGGAGCCGATGAAAACCCACGGCCTCGGTACTAAAGCCCTTCACGCCGGCCAGCAGCCGGACCCCACGACCGGTTCGCGCGCCGTTCCGATCTACCAGACGACGAGCTATGTTTTCCGCGACACCGAGCACGCCGCGAATCTTTTCGCGCTGAAAGAACTCGGAAACATCTACACGCGCATCATGAATCCGACGACGGATGTCTTCGAGCAGCGCATGGCAGCGCTCGAAGGCGGCAGCGGCGGGCTGGCGCATTCGTCGGGGCAGTCGGCGATCACGGATGCGATTTTGAACATCGCGGGAGCGGGCGATCATATCGTGTCGGTCGCGCAGCTCTACGGCGGCACGTACAACCTGTTTCACTATACGCTGCCGAAGCTGGGCATCGAGGTGTCGTTCGTGGACGCGGGCGATCCGGACGCATTTCGCCGGGCGCTGAAGCCGAACACGAAGGCGTTTTACGGCGAAGGGCTGGGAAATCCGGCGTTGAATATTTTCCCGTTCGAGGAGGTCGGGAAGATCGCGAAGGAGGCGGGCGTGCCGCTGATCATCGACAACACGTGCCTGTCGCCGATGTTGAACCGGCCGTTTGAGTGGGGCGCGAATGTGGTCGTGCATAGCTCGACGAAGTACATCGGCGGGCACGGCACTTCGATCGGCGGCATCGTCATCGATGGCGGCAATTTCGACTGGAGCCGCGGACGGTTCCCCGGGTTTACGCAGCCGGACCTGAGTTATCACGGGCTGGTTTATTGGGACGCGTTCAAGAGCTTCGCGCCGGCGGGCGGGGCGAACATCGCGTACATTTTGAAGATGCGGTTGCAGCTGTTGCGCGACGTGGGCGCGTGCCTCTCGCCGTTCAATGCGTTCATGATGCTGCAAGGGCTGGAGACGCTGCATCTGCGCATGGCGCGGATTTGCGAGAATGCGCAAAAGACGGCGGAGCTGCTGGCGGCGCACGACAAGGTGACGTGGGTCAATTATCCCGGCTTGAAGACGAGCAAGAACCACGCGGCGGCGAAGAAGTATCTGAGCGGCGGGTACGGCGGGTTGCTGGGCTTTGGTGTGAAGGGCGGGTTCGACGCGGGGAAGAAGGTGATCGAGTCGCTGAAGCTGTTCAGCCATCTGGCGAACATCGGCGACGCGAAGTCACTCGCGATCCATCCGGCGAGCACGACGCATTCGCAGTTGTCGGCGGACGAGCAAAAGGCGTCGGGCGTGTCGGCGGATTATCTGCGGTTGTCGCTCGGGATCGAGGACTTCGCGGACCTGCAGGCGGATCTGGAGCAGGCGCTGGCGAAGGTGTGAGTGAGAAAGGCGGGCGGGCGGGTTTGCGGGCTGGGGCGCTGGTGTGAGCTGGCGCCTCAGCGCGGGGAGGAGGATTTGGGAGGAGTTTTTTAACTGCTAATGGACGCTAATTTTCGGAGGGGAATTTTTAACCACGGATTGCACAGATGAGGAGGGATAGCATAAGGGCGGAAGAGCGGAAATTTTTTGGACAAGATTAACTGGAGAGACAGGATCGGGAGGATGTTTGAGGGCGGGAGGTTAGGGAGTCGCGGGGAGTTCGGCGAGGGAGCGGGCGGGGCGGAGTTCGCGGGAGGCGGCTTCGTCGAGGAGGCGTTTTGTTTTTCGTTCAGAGATGCGCTTCACGGTGATCTCGCGGAAGAGGTTCATCTCGTCGCCACAGCCGCGGATGATGAGGGTGACGGGTTCGCCGGCTTTGCCTTCCATCAGGAGGTTTCTGAGTACGTGATTATCCAGCGTGGTGACGTCGATGCCGTCGATGGCCAGGATCTGGCCACCATTTTTGAGGGCTACGATTTCAGGAGCTGGAATATTCCACCATACAAAGGCTTCGCGTTGTTTACCGCGGCGGTCAGCGACCCACATGGGGACTTTCTCCTTTTTGGGGCTAACCTTTGCGATGATGGGAGGGAAAAGTATCGAGCCGGTGAAACGGTTAGATACCCAGACGAAGGCAAATGGGACCGAGCCGGGTGGGCTGTCGGTGACGACGAGTTGATCGAGTTCTACGTCGGGGGATTTGGCGGGGGCGGAGTCTTTTTCTTTGGCGGAGAGGGGGAGTGTGAGCGCAAGCGCTAGCAGAAGAAGGAGCGGCGAGCGGGGGCGTGAAACGAGCATGAGTGAAAGCGAGGAGGCGGAGGGGAGTCGCGGTGAGGAGATAGGTCCGATGGGGCGCATGGGACGGATGGAACGTGTGGATGAGGATGGATGACCTCTGCGGAGCGGTGCTTGTTCTTTGAGGAAGCGGTGCGAGCGGGGGCTATTTGGTTTTGGGCAGGTGGCGGGCGAGGGTGTCGCGGGCGGGGCCGGGTGGGAGGCTGTCGTGGAGCGGGGCGATGAGGTGGGTTTCGCCGAGGATTTTGGCGAGGCGCCAGAATTTGGCGGCGGCGATGCCGCTCTTCGGGTTGGCGCGGGTTTTTTGTTCTTCGCGCTCCATGAACTCGCGAGTGGTGGCCCGGGCGGGTTCGTAGAAGGGGCGAAGTTCTTCGAGGAATTTGATGACGTCCCAGGCGGAGACGCGGTCTTTTTCCTTTTTGGCCTTGGTGCTGGAGGTGTCGCCGATGGCTTCGAGGTAGAGCCAGCGGGCTTCGGTGAGGGCGGCGGCGTAGTCGCCGGCGTCGAAGAAGGCGCGGGCGAGTTTGAAGCGGCTGAGAGGATCGTCGGGGCGGGTGGCGGCGCGGAGCTTGGGGAGGAGGGTGAGGCTTTCGACGATCTCGGTGCGGATGGCGGAGGGTTTCTCGCAGTTGACCCAGTAGCGGCGGGCGGTGCCGTCGGGGTAGAGCCAGACGAGGGTGGGGACGTGGAAGATTTTGTAGCGCTTGGTGAGGTCGGGCGCGGCGAGGACGTCGATCCGGAGGGCGAGGGAGTGGTCGTTGAGGGCGGCGAGGACGGCGGGATCGGAGAAGATCTCGGGGAGGACTTCGCGGGCGCGTTCGCTCCAGTGGCCGTCGAAGAAGAGGAGGAGGGGTTTGTTTTCGGCTTTGGCGCGGGCGAGGGCTTCGTCGTGGGAGACGGCGAGGAAGGGGGGGGGACGTCTCGGATGTTGAGGATGCGCGGGCGGTGGTGGTCCCAAAGGACGTTGCCAGCAAAAGGAACGGGAGGACTGCGCGATGGAGGAGGGAAAGCGGGCGATGCACAGAGCGTTGAATTTTTCAGCCGTGGGCTAATGTCCGGTTTTCCGGGCGTGAAATCAGGGGGTCTCGCGAGAAGAGACTGCGGGTTCCGTCCATCGGGTGGCGGGGAAAGTGATCGAGCGGGTGAAAGTGCCGACGAGTGGGGCGATGACTTTGACGAGATCGTAGTCGGCCAGTTCGGACTCGCTGATGTTTTTGGGAAATACCACGCGGATCAGGCGGCGACGCACGCCGTCGACGGAAAGTGTGGCATCGATATACATGCTTTCGGCTGTCAGCAGGGAGCCGTTGCTGCGGGATACGAGGAAGTAGGCGCGACGGGAAGTAGTGTCGTTGCGATAGAGGTCGCTCGAGTTGATGTGGTAGGGGCCGTCGGAATCATACTCGGCGTAGGAATCGTCATGGCTGAGCAGGTAGGAAGGGGTAATTTCATCGAGGGTAAGGGCAAAGCGTTGGGAGGCGGTAGCAGCTTCCTCGGAGCCGTTGGTGCCATCGGGGGAGCCGTAGATTGAGCTGGTGAA from Nibricoccus aquaticus includes:
- a CDS encoding O-acetylhomoserine aminocarboxypropyltransferase/cysteine synthase family protein, which codes for MKTHGLGTKALHAGQQPDPTTGSRAVPIYQTTSYVFRDTEHAANLFALKELGNIYTRIMNPTTDVFEQRMAALEGGSGGLAHSSGQSAITDAILNIAGAGDHIVSVAQLYGGTYNLFHYTLPKLGIEVSFVDAGDPDAFRRALKPNTKAFYGEGLGNPALNIFPFEEVGKIAKEAGVPLIIDNTCLSPMLNRPFEWGANVVVHSSTKYIGGHGTSIGGIVIDGGNFDWSRGRFPGFTQPDLSYHGLVYWDAFKSFAPAGGANIAYILKMRLQLLRDVGACLSPFNAFMMLQGLETLHLRMARICENAQKTAELLAAHDKVTWVNYPGLKTSKNHAAAKKYLSGGYGGLLGFGVKGGFDAGKKVIESLKLFSHLANIGDAKSLAIHPASTTHSQLSADEQKASGVSADYLRLSLGIEDFADLQADLEQALAKV
- a CDS encoding DUF255 domain-containing protein, translating into MGPPPPAHPQHPRRPPPFLAVSHDEALARAKAENKPLLLFFDGHWSERAREVLPEIFSDPAVLAALNDHSLALRIDVLAAPDLTKRYKIFHVPTLVWLYPDGTARRYWVNCEKPSAIRTEIVESLTLLPKLRAATRPDDPLSRFKLARAFFDAGDYAAALTEARWLYLEAIGDTSSTKAKKEKDRVSAWDVIKFLEELRPFYEPARATTREFMEREEQKTRANPKSGIAAAKFWRLAKILGETHLIAPLHDSLPPGPARDTLARHLPKTK